The segment tattagcatgtgagatgagtgcaattgtgcagtagtttgagcattttttggtattgcctttctttgggattggaatgaaaattgaccttttccagtcctgtggccactgctgagttttccaggtttgctggcatattgagtgcagcactttcacagcatcatctttcaggatttggaatagctcaactggaattctatcacctccactagctttgttcatagtgatgctttgttcatagtcagaGAGTAATAGGCATCCTCTATTTCAAATTAGATGGGGCACAAGGCTGAGGATCCAGAGCTGTGGAGATCCTCCCACCTAGCGCTCAGACTTGGAAacaaggtgagagagagagaatgggattTCACTCAGCCTTAACCGGATTAAATATGGGCCAGTGTGTGGATGTCAGTCCAGAACTGCAAGTGGAGAGTCCTGTTCCAGAGCTCATCTCAGTTTCTTGGCAAGGTCTGAGGGAGGGGACCACAGGAGGACCACCACCTGGAGGATCTTCCCTCCCGGGTTTCAGCACCAGAATGCAAGgtgaatgtggagaaaaagagCAAGCACTCAGGCTAAAGgaaaatttattagagggaaatgAGAGGGTGACTGGCCCTTAAGGAGAACCAGTGTCCTCCTTTTCTGACGGAGTCTTTCTTAAACCACACCAATGAAAATTTCTCTGAACAAATGGTTAATTTTTAGCCTGTATTTGAGTCCTGTGGTCTCATAGccagaggtctggaatctggtggtctcgTAGCTTTCAGAAGATAGGTGCCCGTGAGAAAACAGAATGTTGTTTGAGCAATTTGGTCCATCTCAAGGGTCACTGTGAACTTATTCTTTGTTTGCGAGGTCAACATAATGAGCAATCTTAAGAATAAGCCCCCATGTGGGCCCTATCAAATTGTTAGGCAGGAATTGTGAAAATTTTGGTGAAAGTCATGATGTCTTTGAAAATAGTGGCAAAGTTGGGAATTTGAGAAGAGGAcagatttgaaatttatttttaaagcttgttGATTAATAGAGTATGAGCTGTGAAATAAAGTCAAGATTCAAAATTTAATAGCTATGTTCTTTTTCTCAAAATCTACTGGGTTGGGAAAATGTGGGCAATTACAGATGGATAGGATCAAAGTTACTTTTGACATGCTATGTATTTAAACGCAGGGGCTCCCAacctctaggatctaatgcctgatgagctGAGGTGGAGCTAATGTAATAATgagagaaataaagtgcacaataaatgtaatgcacttgaaacATCCCCAAACCAACCCCACCCCAACTCCTGTCCTGATccatgaaaaaattgtcttccacaaaactggtccctagtgccaaaaatAGCAGGGGCCACTGCTCCAGCCTATAAAAAAGAACCAGGCAAAATTGATCAAACAACAGTTTACCAGACTTAGAAAATACACAGTGCAAGACACTGAGGCCTGAAATAGAAGAAACACAGGAGAGGAACCTGGTAGTGCCTCCCTTACCTTCTGGAGTGGGTGTGCCAGGGAGGGAatggcaggggagcctggtggtctctgAGTCAGGAACAGATCTGGTTCCCAGGGCTCCAGGGGGTTAGGAGGCGGGCTGCCCAACAGGAGAAGCTGTGGGCaggaactcttgagagttctgTTTCTGGCTCTCCAGGTGTCTTCAACTGAGTAAGGAATCCATGCACTTATGCAGGAAAATCGCAAGAGACTGGGATGAGCCTCACCTGGAAGAAACCTGGAGACAAAGCTCCTCTGAGCCCAAGCGTAGCTGGGAAtagtttgcatttccatcagGTGAAGAGAAACAGGGATCATTCAAGGGGTAcagattaaagtgaaagtcattgcTAATAGGTGGGACAAAGGCAGACTTTTCTTAAAGACTGTCCTTGCTTATGCAGTAAGTCATAAGCAAGAATTTGCAGAAGAAGACAACTACACAGTTATTTTAACTGTATTCCAAGTGTTCCTGAAACTGGAGAAAAGACTAAATACAGCATCAGCAATAACACAGCCAGACTCTAAAGTGGTCATGACAGATTTTTAGTTAGAATTTCTGTTGTAAAAGTAAGAGGGTCCAGCCTGGACTGAACACAGCATGAATTTGTACAGGAGACTGGATGTTTTAAAGAGAGAGTGAGGGAACCAGGAGTGGGGACTGCTGTAGTTTGAAAATCGTCATGGTgagggctcagtggtgaagaatccacctgccaatacaggacacctgggtttgatctgtgggtcaagaagattgccctggaacaggaaatgacaacccactccagtattcttgcctgggaaatcccatggacagaggagcctggcaggctacagtccatagggctgcaaagagtcagacacgactaaaggactgaacacacacatacacatctagGCATGAAGTCCATCTGGGTTGCAATTTAAAGCTGATCCAAGTCAGGCCCCTCTCTGCCCACAGAGGCTGAGAGGTGGGCCCCCTCTTCAGGAGTTGGCGGGAACAGCCCATTAGCTTTTCCACCAGGCATTCTACAAGGGGATGTGTACCCTAGGAATGCAGCCCTGAGCTGTAAGAAGCTGCAGCAGTGTTTGCTCATGTCTTGTCTACCAGGGTGTGTATGGATGTGGTGGTTTGAAGGGATGGACAGGTCACTTGTGTGGAGAGGCTGTACATCGGGCCTTCCACCAAAGTGGAGGCCCACCAGAAGAAGGCTGCATGGGGCCTGGTTAGAGTCTGGTCAACAAGGGATTCCTTGTCAGTGGTAACTatggaaatggaaaaaacaattattttctcctgctcagctggtaaagaatcctcctgcagtgcgggagacctgggtttgatccctgggttgggaagattccctggagaagggaaaggcaacacactctaatattctggcctagagaattccatggattgcaaaagagtcaggcacgactgagcagctttcacttcactttagtagccaaataaaactcctagaaatgaaaatcatactgtctgagatttaaaatatatgttagaTGGGATTAGTGGCAAATAATATATACACAAAggtagaaatgtaaaaatgtGAATGTGTCAGAATAGAaactctgagaaggcaatggcac is part of the Bubalus kerabau isolate K-KA32 ecotype Philippines breed swamp buffalo chromosome 4, PCC_UOA_SB_1v2, whole genome shotgun sequence genome and harbors:
- the LOC129649800 gene encoding uncharacterized protein LOC129649800 isoform X5, with translation MIPVSLHLMEMQTIPSYAWAQRSFVSRFLPGEAHPSLLRFSCISAWIPYSVEDTWRARNRTLKSSCPQLLLLGSPPPNPLEPWEPDLFLTQRPPGSPAIPSLAHPLQKVDDKGIEPLDIHVSILTQTPLPSGLPYNIEQSSIYYTKAENTSQISFFTLRRGHVRTCRKSSRLLAKETAHQKPTLWAPGSQTSASRTV
- the LOC129649800 gene encoding uncharacterized protein LOC129649800 isoform X4 is translated as MIPVSLHLMEMQTIPSYAWAQRSFVSRFLPGEAHPSLLRFSCISAWIPYSVEDTWRARNRTLKSSCPQLLLLGSPPPNPLEPWEPDLFLTQRPPGSPAIPSLAHPLQKVDDKGIEPLDIHVSILTQTPLPSGLPYNIEQSSIYYTKAENTSQISFFTLRRGHVRTCRKSSRLLAKETAHQKPTLWAPGSQTSASRTVIFLT